A single Helicobacter sp. 'house sparrow 1' DNA region contains:
- a CDS encoding 4Fe-4S dicluster domain-containing protein produces MSLSKEVSNACIKCAKCIPICPSYEVYRDEIHSPRGFLELIRQYYQGNLELNQDLQAILNSCSLCGDCVKKCPIDLPIDEAIRLLRAG; encoded by the coding sequence ATGAGTCTATCTAAGGAAGTCTCAAATGCTTGTATAAAGTGTGCCAAGTGTATCCCAATTTGTCCTAGCTATGAGGTTTATAGAGATGAAATACACTCCCCAAGAGGGTTTTTAGAGTTAATTAGGCAGTATTATCAAGGAAACCTAGAGCTTAATCAAGACCTGCAAGCTATCTTAAATTCCTGTTCTTTATGTGGTGATTGTGTAAAAAAGTGTCCTATTGATCTTCCAATTGATGAAGCTATAAGATTATTGAGAGCAGGGTAA
- a CDS encoding DUF2603 domain-containing protein, with protein MALSKQQKMMEILQANNHGKIQKISDDLLEIQLQSGEFSNLEPCFLKDDKNREYVVLPQKVLQNIISLIRKAQEDRLKVELERDIISFTPIDFDDVMSVAVKKIEELRQQDGSLPNINTIQLIKQIKKEHPNLFLEFHIY; from the coding sequence ATGGCTTTATCAAAACAGCAAAAGATGATGGAAATATTACAGGCAAACAACCACGGGAAGATACAAAAAATTAGTGATGATTTATTAGAAATTCAGTTACAAAGTGGTGAATTTTCTAATCTTGAACCTTGCTTTTTAAAAGATGATAAAAATAGAGAGTATGTAGTATTGCCTCAAAAGGTTTTGCAAAATATTATTAGCTTGATTAGAAAGGCACAAGAAGACCGCTTAAAAGTTGAACTTGAGAGAGATATCATTAGTTTTACACCCATTGATTTTGATGATGTAATGAGTGTTGCTGTTAAAAAAATTGAAGAGTTAAGACAACAGGATGGTAGTTTGCCAAATATTAATACGATACAGCTTATAAAACAAATAAAAAAAGAACATCCAAACTTATTTTTGGAATTTCATATTTATTAG
- a CDS encoding M23 family metallopeptidase, translating into MQDKLVVTIADEKGLKQFQVHKHIKKIIFWGLIAFCAFIVAIFFTMKFLMHTIDSVALEQNVAISEYRYIYQQNEILKNQIQQKNYELSVIHQKIDDLESIIGTQKNNQRSHDKVKEIDLETLNNEHKEVILNLIPNGFPVKEYSVLENAFSRENSSRRKKEALGVDFIVKNNTPVYATSDGVIDTIRTKYKKGYGNFVVINHSFGFSSLYAHLNTIVLKKGDFVKKGELIGYTGSSGSVKQPLLYYEVLFLNKTLPTQRYIDWNIKNFNDLLLHDSVIDWKNLVWTIQDVVRLKNFQNNFKGRKSEE; encoded by the coding sequence ATGCAAGATAAACTCGTAGTTACAATTGCAGATGAAAAGGGTTTGAAACAATTCCAGGTCCATAAACATATAAAAAAGATTATTTTTTGGGGTTTGATAGCATTTTGTGCTTTTATAGTAGCAATTTTTTTTACAATGAAATTTTTGATGCATACAATAGATTCTGTTGCATTGGAGCAGAATGTGGCAATTTCAGAGTATCGTTATATCTATCAACAAAATGAGATATTAAAAAATCAAATACAACAAAAAAACTATGAATTGAGTGTAATTCATCAGAAAATCGATGATTTAGAAAGCATTATTGGAACTCAAAAAAATAATCAAAGAAGCCATGATAAAGTTAAAGAAATTGATCTAGAAACGCTTAATAATGAACACAAAGAGGTGATTTTAAATCTCATACCCAATGGCTTTCCTGTGAAAGAATATAGCGTACTAGAGAATGCTTTTTCAAGAGAAAACTCTAGTAGAAGAAAAAAGGAAGCTTTGGGGGTTGATTTTATTGTAAAAAATAATACTCCAGTTTATGCTACATCTGATGGAGTTATTGATACAATCAGAACAAAATATAAAAAAGGTTATGGGAATTTTGTTGTAATCAATCACTCTTTTGGCTTTAGTTCTTTATATGCTCATTTAAATACCATTGTATTAAAAAAGGGTGATTTTGTTAAAAAAGGAGAGTTGATTGGCTATACAGGCAGTAGTGGTAGTGTTAAGCAACCGCTTTTATATTATGAGGTTTTGTTTTTAAATAAAACACTCCCAACACAACGCTATATAGACTGGAACATTAAAAATTTTAATGATTTATTGCTTCATGATAGTGTAATAGATTGGAAAAACTTAGTTTGGACAATACAGGATGTTGTGCGACTAAAAAATTTCCAAAATAATTTTAAGGGTAGGAAGAGTGAGGAATAA
- a CDS encoding Mur ligase family protein: MGVVDFLEAKGQEYARFDPNRVLQIASKLKKILKLPCYKIHIVGTNGKGSTGRYITLGLLENQKKVLHFTSPHLFDFKERYYKNGEKVTQEELEQAHQFLQSFDFIQECSYFEYATFLAFVLAQDVEYLVLEAGLGGEFDSTSCIQSDLSVFTMIGLDHQDFLGNSIEEIATTKLQAMSQLCFLGMQKYPLIEEIARNIASKKKSRILAITQEDIKKYEKILKNISVDFLRQNALTSLKVLDFLKMQLPKEMYPLNLRGRFEKIAPNIIVDVGHNIDSAREIRKILGKKKVNLIFNMYQDKNPQEVLKILKPNLHQVYIFDVKNTRIMPKKTLCEILESLKIKYDDFATLERQKEYLVFGSFSVVEAFLKRYDAR, from the coding sequence ATGGGAGTAGTAGATTTTTTAGAGGCAAAAGGACAAGAGTATGCTAGATTTGATCCAAATAGAGTCTTGCAAATTGCTTCTAAACTAAAGAAGATTTTAAAACTTCCTTGCTATAAAATACATATTGTGGGGACAAATGGGAAGGGGAGTACAGGGAGATATATTACTCTAGGCCTATTAGAGAATCAAAAAAAAGTATTGCATTTTACTTCTCCCCATCTTTTTGATTTTAAAGAGAGATATTATAAAAATGGAGAGAAGGTTACACAAGAAGAGCTAGAACAAGCTCATCAATTTTTACAATCTTTTGATTTTATACAAGAGTGCAGTTATTTTGAATATGCTACTTTTTTAGCTTTTGTTTTGGCACAAGATGTGGAATATTTGGTTTTGGAAGCAGGTCTTGGTGGGGAATTTGATTCTACTAGTTGTATCCAATCTGATCTTAGTGTTTTTACCATGATAGGGTTAGATCATCAGGATTTTTTAGGTAATAGTATTGAAGAAATTGCTACAACAAAATTACAAGCAATGTCTCAACTGTGTTTTTTGGGAATGCAAAAATATCCGCTAATAGAGGAAATAGCAAGAAATATTGCCTCCAAAAAGAAGAGTAGGATTCTGGCAATAACTCAAGAAGATATAAAAAAATATGAAAAAATTTTAAAAAATATTTCTGTAGACTTTTTAAGACAAAATGCTTTAACTTCTTTAAAAGTTTTAGATTTTTTAAAAATGCAATTACCAAAAGAAATGTATCCACTAAACTTAAGAGGAAGGTTTGAAAAAATTGCACCTAATATCATTGTGGATGTAGGACATAATATTGATAGCGCACGAGAAATAAGAAAAATTTTAGGAAAGAAAAAGGTAAATCTTATTTTTAATATGTATCAAGATAAAAATCCCCAAGAGGTTTTAAAAATATTAAAACCAAATCTTCATCAAGTGTATATTTTTGATGTTAAAAACACAAGAATTATGCCTAAAAAAACTTTGTGTGAAATTTTAGAAAGTTTAAAAATTAAGTATGATGATTTTGCGACTTTAGAAAGACAAAAGGAATATTTGGTTTTTGGATCTTTTAGTGTTGTTGAAGCTTTTTTAAAGAGGTATGATGCAAGATAA
- the hemN gene encoding oxygen-independent coproporphyrinogen III oxidase translates to MIDFKKISEYSKSGPRYTSYPTAVEFHSGFDNQKFKQALVRNDENKNTPLSLYVHLPFCSSACYFCACSVIYTKSEDKKERYLQFLEKEFSLLKKSMNTHREVVQLHFGGGTPTYFSAHQLDRVIKLVHNTFDNFASNAEVSCEIDPRFFNEDHMRVLKNGGFNRISFGVQDFDERVQKAINRFQSIELMQQVVKIARDYNIFSINFDLIYGLPLQTLQSFKETLKKSVDLMPDRFAIFNYAHVPWIKKTMGNINEKDLPTPEEKLEILKYTIEFLSSCGYKMIGMDHFAKEDDELYIASQKGELRRNFQGYTTKGFSQTIGIGLTSIGEGIDYYAQNFKDMQQYEDAIDRGILPIERGIDLSFDDILRKEVIMQLMNNARLLFHKIEKKYNINFKEYFSKELEVLRNFEKDLLLEIRKDGIFVNSTGGMLIRNIAMCFDAYLEKIPLEQRRFSKTI, encoded by the coding sequence ATGATTGATTTTAAAAAAATCTCAGAATATTCTAAATCAGGACCTCGCTATACAAGCTATCCTACGGCTGTTGAGTTTCACAGTGGATTTGATAATCAGAAATTTAAGCAAGCTTTGGTAAGAAATGATGAAAATAAAAACACTCCTCTTTCTCTTTATGTGCATCTACCATTTTGTAGCAGTGCTTGTTATTTTTGCGCTTGTAGCGTGATTTATACAAAGAGTGAAGATAAAAAGGAGCGTTATCTCCAGTTTTTAGAAAAAGAGTTTTCATTGCTAAAAAAATCAATGAATACACATCGTGAAGTTGTGCAGTTGCATTTTGGAGGGGGAACACCCACATATTTTAGTGCTCACCAGTTGGATAGAGTAATTAAGTTGGTTCATAATACTTTTGATAATTTTGCATCAAATGCTGAGGTAAGTTGTGAGATTGATCCAAGATTTTTTAATGAAGATCATATGAGGGTTCTAAAAAATGGAGGTTTTAATCGGATAAGTTTTGGAGTTCAGGATTTTGATGAAAGAGTTCAAAAGGCGATCAATCGCTTTCAAAGTATTGAATTGATGCAACAAGTAGTTAAGATTGCAAGGGACTATAATATTTTTTCAATAAATTTTGATTTAATTTATGGACTCCCTCTTCAGACACTTCAAAGTTTTAAAGAAACCTTAAAAAAATCTGTTGATTTAATGCCAGATAGATTTGCAATTTTTAACTATGCACATGTTCCTTGGATAAAAAAAACAATGGGAAATATTAATGAGAAAGATTTGCCAACACCTGAAGAAAAGCTAGAGATTTTAAAATACACAATCGAGTTTTTATCATCTTGTGGTTATAAGATGATAGGAATGGATCATTTTGCAAAGGAGGATGATGAGCTCTATATTGCAAGTCAAAAAGGAGAGCTCAGGAGAAACTTTCAGGGTTATACTACCAAAGGATTTTCTCAAACCATAGGCATAGGATTAACTTCAATTGGAGAAGGCATAGATTATTATGCTCAGAATTTTAAAGATATGCAACAATATGAAGATGCTATTGATAGAGGAATTTTACCTATTGAAAGAGGGATTGATCTTAGCTTTGATGATATATTGCGCAAAGAAGTGATTATGCAATTAATGAATAATGCAAGATTATTATTTCACAAGATTGAAAAAAAATATAATATAAATTTTAAAGAATATTTTTCCAAAGAATTAGAGGTGCTTAGGAATTTTGAAAAAGATTTGCTTTTAGAGATAAGAAAGGATGGCATCTTTGTCAATTCTACTGGTGGAATGTTGATTAGGAACATTGCAATGTGCTTTGATGCATATTTAGAAAAAATACCTCTAGAACAAAGGCGTTTCAGTAAAACGATATGA
- the mfd gene encoding transcription-repair coupling factor, whose translation MIQSSLYAYFLHNNQARILIVENDKEAQIAFHLAQFCYEQKIIEKKPIILPDFRARMGDDIRSFLEEFLHLLHSLRMFYEDSKSFLIAPLSSVIYKLPKKEILEGFYLSKEELFDLNELKEKLICFGYEVVDVIEMEGEVSFRGDIIDISIPRGSNYRLSFFDIECESIREFDVKTQKSKPQEIDKIFIPPALFNLKDFEYEQLSQKILECDFDVFSKDLLSLGFWFLDDLGIKILEEFPSLITRNAKEYAQEIYEFDLQDAYGLDFFMQLPILSEIKDYADIQVDSKTIDYFLDLNQDKKITVLVPTELLQEQFKIKGLDTIVSNLVVNISLPDSFIISLNSYPKQRQRQKPKIAIDELNIGEYIVHKDYGIGIFRGIEQVKILGFVRDFIRIDYQGEDSLLLPVENLNYIDRYIAGSNTLPLVDKLGKGNFLRLKEKIKTKLFEIADSIIALAAKRNLIEGYKIDTALPEIEIFQKKSGFELTQDQEKSIKEIFADLASGRVMDRLLSGDVGFGKTEVALNAIFAVCKNNLQALMIVPTTLLAMQHFNTLRSRLTDLRVEKLDRFVKPVDKKRILQGLMDGSIDVVIGTHSLLQAKFKKLGLVVIDEEHKFGVKQKEAIKELSKDVHLLSMSATPIPRTLNMALSHIKGMSQLLTPPSERLCTKTFVKEKSDSLIKEVILRELRRNGQVFYIHNNIASIPIIKNEINSLLPQLKIAILHSQVDSKEAEEIMLDFAQNKYHLLLCTSIVESGIHLPNANTIIIDGADHFGLADLHQLRGRVGRGDKEGFCYYLIEDKQKITQEATKRLLALEKNSFLGSGAMIAYQDLEIRGGGNLLGEAQSGHIKNIGYSLYLKMLEDAIYQLSGKQNNEIENDVDLKLQVSAYLNPSLINSDTLRLELYRRLSLCTDINGVYEIENEIQDRFGKLDVYTKRFLSLILIKILAREVKIVSISNFKEDITIVFVDQTKEFIKAKDEDEILTNILNFLHKKHEF comes from the coding sequence GTGATTCAATCTAGTCTTTATGCATATTTTTTGCATAACAATCAAGCTAGAATCTTAATAGTTGAAAATGATAAAGAAGCGCAAATAGCTTTTCATCTTGCCCAATTTTGCTATGAGCAGAAAATTATAGAAAAAAAACCAATTATCTTACCCGATTTTAGAGCTAGAATGGGTGATGATATCCGATCTTTTCTAGAAGAATTTTTGCATTTATTGCATTCTTTAAGAATGTTTTATGAAGATTCTAAAAGTTTTTTAATAGCACCGCTTTCTAGTGTAATTTATAAACTACCAAAAAAAGAGATTTTAGAAGGATTTTATCTCTCTAAAGAAGAACTTTTTGATTTAAATGAGTTAAAGGAAAAACTCATATGCTTTGGCTATGAGGTTGTTGATGTAATTGAAATGGAAGGAGAAGTAAGTTTTAGGGGAGACATCATCGATATTAGTATACCAAGGGGCTCAAACTATCGTTTAAGTTTTTTTGATATTGAGTGTGAAAGTATTAGAGAATTTGACGTAAAAACACAAAAAAGCAAACCTCAAGAGATTGATAAAATTTTTATTCCTCCAGCCTTATTTAATTTGAAAGATTTTGAGTATGAACAATTGTCTCAAAAAATTCTTGAATGTGATTTTGATGTTTTTTCAAAAGATTTACTTTCTCTTGGCTTTTGGTTTTTAGATGATTTAGGAATCAAAATTTTAGAAGAGTTTCCTTCATTGATTACAAGAAATGCCAAAGAATACGCACAGGAGATCTATGAATTTGATCTCCAAGATGCATATGGCTTAGACTTTTTTATGCAATTGCCTATATTAAGTGAGATTAAAGACTATGCAGACATACAGGTGGATTCTAAGACAATAGATTATTTTTTAGATTTAAATCAGGATAAAAAGATTACAGTTTTAGTTCCAACTGAATTATTGCAAGAGCAATTTAAAATAAAAGGTTTAGATACAATTGTTTCAAATCTTGTTGTAAATATTTCTTTGCCAGATTCTTTTATCATTTCTTTGAATTCCTATCCTAAACAAAGGCAAAGACAAAAACCTAAAATTGCAATTGATGAACTAAATATAGGTGAGTATATTGTTCATAAAGACTATGGTATAGGTATTTTTAGGGGTATAGAGCAAGTAAAAATATTAGGATTTGTGAGGGATTTTATACGCATTGATTATCAAGGAGAGGATTCTTTATTGCTCCCTGTTGAAAACTTAAATTACATTGATCGCTATATCGCAGGATCTAATACCCTTCCTTTGGTGGATAAATTAGGAAAGGGAAATTTTTTACGACTGAAAGAAAAGATCAAAACCAAATTATTTGAAATCGCAGATTCTATTATTGCTCTTGCAGCTAAGCGTAATCTTATAGAAGGATACAAGATTGATACTGCTTTACCAGAAATAGAAATCTTTCAAAAAAAATCTGGTTTTGAATTGACCCAAGATCAGGAAAAATCTATCAAAGAAATTTTTGCTGATTTGGCTAGTGGTAGAGTTATGGACAGGCTTTTAAGTGGTGATGTAGGATTTGGAAAAACAGAAGTTGCATTAAATGCTATTTTTGCAGTTTGTAAAAATAATCTTCAAGCACTGATGATTGTCCCAACAACTTTACTAGCAATGCAACATTTCAATACTCTAAGATCAAGATTAACAGATCTTAGGGTTGAAAAGCTTGATCGTTTTGTAAAACCCGTAGATAAAAAGAGAATTTTACAGGGTTTGATGGATGGAAGTATAGATGTGGTTATAGGCACTCATAGTCTATTGCAGGCAAAGTTTAAAAAACTTGGACTTGTTGTTATTGATGAAGAACATAAATTTGGTGTGAAACAAAAGGAAGCGATAAAAGAATTAAGTAAGGATGTGCATTTACTTAGTATGTCTGCTACTCCAATACCAAGAACTTTAAATATGGCACTTTCACACATTAAAGGGATGAGTCAATTATTAACTCCTCCAAGTGAGCGTCTTTGTACAAAGACTTTTGTAAAAGAAAAAAGCGATTCTTTAATCAAAGAAGTGATTTTAAGAGAGTTAAGACGCAATGGACAGGTATTTTATATCCATAATAATATTGCAAGTATTCCAATTATTAAAAATGAGATTAATTCTTTATTACCACAGCTTAAAATTGCAATTTTACACTCTCAAGTGGATTCTAAAGAGGCAGAGGAGATAATGCTTGATTTTGCACAAAATAAATACCATCTTTTGCTATGCACTTCAATTGTAGAATCAGGAATCCATCTGCCAAATGCAAATACAATTATCATTGATGGGGCAGATCATTTTGGATTGGCAGACTTGCATCAATTAAGAGGAAGAGTTGGTAGAGGGGATAAAGAGGGCTTTTGTTATTATTTAATTGAAGATAAACAAAAGATTACACAAGAAGCAACAAAGAGACTTTTAGCATTAGAAAAAAATTCATTCCTTGGCAGTGGGGCAATGATTGCTTATCAAGATTTAGAAATAAGGGGTGGGGGAAATTTATTAGGAGAGGCTCAAAGTGGGCATATAAAAAATATTGGCTATAGTCTTTATCTTAAAATGCTAGAGGATGCAATTTATCAGTTAAGTGGAAAACAAAATAATGAAATAGAAAATGATGTAGATTTGAAGTTACAGGTTTCTGCTTATTTAAATCCGAGTTTAATTAATAGCGATACTTTGAGATTAGAACTTTATCGGAGGCTATCTCTTTGCACTGACATTAATGGGGTATATGAAATTGAAAATGAAATTCAAGATAGATTTGGAAAACTCGATGTTTATACAAAAAGATTTTTATCTCTAATTCTTATTAAAATTCTAGCACGAGAGGTAAAAATTGTTAGCATTTCTAATTTCAAAGAAGACATTACTATAGTTTTTGTAGATCAAACCAAGGAGTTTATCAAAGCAAAAGATGAAGATGAAATCCTTACAAATATTCTGAATTTTTTACACAAAAAGCACGAGTTTTAA
- a CDS encoding GGDEF domain-containing protein, with the protein MLQKKILEIFDLLDKETAGDKKTKAKKFFSLLEEKNLILYDKEILKENNKGFDFEIQNSLLKAKDFNEVFQKLASLIHKMKQESVQSLSDMQRLVISLLTVLKETTSKRVRKNYPQLFDFEATEDSKKLSELKEKWEFIVKSQGHILTQKRIVSIIVRLTFIANFYDKDLIQKLADVLLEIPEAITDADILEQLEIICTISEGMQKSDCKIEIDRVDKVLKELQNTVKVNIKEIEQLYEIKGTIENATKELSKSGEMGLDTNCAIRDKIVFLDHSLKKKEKSIKELNHKLQELTNALKIMEERSQKDSLTNLYNRFHIDRVIKFYETEFVHNHLNYSILFFDIDGFKAINDQYGHLVGDKLLEGFSQILRQNSRSSDIIGRYGGDEFLILMPNTSVELAKDVAIRICKAVAKEKIVIEGKEFKITTSIGVSHRKDCESREELLKKADILLYKAKKGGRNQVQWE; encoded by the coding sequence ATGTTGCAAAAGAAAATACTAGAAATTTTTGATCTTTTAGATAAAGAAACCGCTGGAGATAAAAAGACAAAAGCAAAAAAGTTTTTTTCTCTTTTAGAAGAGAAAAATCTTATTTTGTATGATAAGGAGATACTTAAAGAGAATAATAAGGGATTTGACTTTGAAATACAAAATAGTCTTTTAAAGGCAAAAGATTTCAATGAAGTATTTCAAAAGCTTGCCTCTTTAATTCATAAGATGAAGCAAGAAAGTGTCCAATCGCTAAGTGATATGCAAAGGCTAGTTATATCTCTTCTTACGGTTTTAAAAGAAACAACTTCAAAAAGAGTAAGAAAAAATTATCCACAATTATTTGATTTTGAAGCTACAGAAGATTCAAAAAAACTATCAGAATTAAAAGAAAAGTGGGAATTTATCGTCAAATCTCAAGGCCATATTCTTACGCAGAAACGCATTGTTTCTATAATAGTTCGCTTGACTTTTATTGCTAATTTCTATGATAAAGATTTAATCCAGAAGCTTGCAGATGTTTTGTTAGAAATTCCAGAGGCAATTACTGATGCAGATATTTTAGAGCAATTAGAGATTATATGTACAATCAGTGAAGGGATGCAAAAGTCTGATTGCAAAATAGAGATTGATCGTGTTGATAAGGTCTTAAAAGAATTGCAAAATACTGTAAAAGTTAATATTAAAGAGATAGAGCAACTTTATGAGATTAAAGGGACAATTGAGAATGCGACTAAAGAGTTAAGTAAAAGTGGCGAAATGGGGTTGGATACAAATTGTGCTATTCGTGATAAGATAGTTTTTTTAGATCATTCATTGAAGAAAAAAGAAAAAAGCATCAAGGAATTAAATCATAAATTACAAGAATTAACTAATGCGCTAAAGATAATGGAGGAGAGATCTCAAAAAGATAGTCTTACAAACCTTTATAATCGCTTCCATATTGATAGAGTAATTAAATTTTATGAGACAGAGTTTGTTCATAATCATTTAAATTATTCAATTTTATTTTTTGATATTGATGGCTTTAAGGCTATCAATGATCAATATGGACATTTAGTCGGAGATAAATTATTAGAAGGATTTTCTCAGATTCTACGACAAAACTCTAGGAGTTCTGATATTATCGGAAGATATGGTGGAGATGAGTTTTTAATTCTGATGCCAAATACTAGCGTAGAACTTGCTAAGGATGTTGCAATAAGGATTTGCAAGGCTGTTGCAAAAGAAAAAATAGTAATTGAGGGCAAGGAATTTAAAATCACAACTTCAATTGGGGTTTCGCATCGAAAGGATTGTGAGAGTAGAGAAGAATTACTTAAAAAAGCAGATATTTTACTTTATAAGGCAAAAAAAGGGGGTAGAAATCAGGTGCAATGGGAGTAG
- the argF gene encoding ornithine carbamoyltransferase yields MRHFLTLGDFSKEEIVEMLQVAIQIKKDFLNKKDCNLMHRKILGMIFEKNSTRTRVSFEAGIYQLGGTGIFLSNKEIQLSRGESIADTARVIGSMVDMVMIRTFEHSRLEEFAKHCKVPVINGLSDLYHPTQVMADYLTMIENGFFIEDDFKEYSYKAKPKVAYIGDGNNMTHSWMMLAAKMGFDISIATPREYAPNKEVVQEAQKIAKKSGSNLFLCEDPIEAISQCNVVVTDTWVSMGQEDQKEKKQEIFHRYKIDNKMMQYADSQAIFLHCLPAYRGQEVSSEVIDGEQSRVFQEAENRLHAQKGIMVWLYQNSKR; encoded by the coding sequence ATGAGGCACTTTTTAACACTTGGAGATTTTTCCAAAGAAGAAATTGTAGAAATGTTGCAGGTTGCAATTCAAATTAAGAAAGATTTTTTAAACAAGAAAGATTGCAACTTAATGCATAGAAAAATTTTAGGTATGATTTTTGAAAAGAACTCAACAAGGACAAGAGTAAGCTTTGAAGCTGGGATCTATCAACTTGGAGGAACTGGAATTTTTCTATCAAATAAAGAGATACAGCTTAGTCGCGGAGAGAGCATTGCTGATACAGCAAGGGTGATTGGTTCTATGGTGGATATGGTAATGATTAGAACCTTTGAACATAGCAGGTTAGAAGAATTTGCAAAACACTGCAAGGTTCCAGTTATTAATGGATTAAGTGATTTGTATCATCCTACCCAAGTAATGGCAGATTATTTGACCATGATTGAGAATGGTTTTTTTATAGAGGATGATTTTAAAGAATATTCTTATAAGGCAAAACCAAAAGTTGCTTATATTGGAGATGGTAATAATATGACACATTCTTGGATGATGTTGGCAGCAAAGATGGGATTTGATATCAGTATTGCAACCCCTAGAGAATATGCACCAAACAAGGAGGTTGTACAAGAAGCACAAAAGATTGCCAAGAAGAGCGGCTCGAATTTATTTTTATGTGAAGATCCAATAGAAGCAATTAGTCAATGTAATGTAGTGGTAACAGATACTTGGGTTTCTATGGGGCAAGAGGATCAAAAGGAAAAAAAACAAGAAATTTTTCATAGATATAAGATTGATAATAAGATGATGCAATATGCAGATTCTCAAGCTATCTTTTTACATTGTTTGCCTGCATATAGAGGGCAAGAAGTAAGTAGCGAGGTAATTGATGGAGAGCAAAGCAGAGTCTTTCAAGAGGCAGAAAATAGGTTGCATGCACAAAAGGGGATAATGGTATGGCTTTATCAAAACAGCAAAAGATGA
- a CDS encoding M23 family metallopeptidase, whose product MITDSKKTSFYNVSMFFKQIVAYVLVMICAFITFVIFSIGVIRSEIGNIDAKKDLLQQEFKKTLKINNFLTNEINQRISEMNVVGDRVDDLEDIIGVSKDDKLLVQGNLLSRIDIANITGTQKAFIMKFIPNGLPLDKYLRISAGFGTRIHPVLHITHKHTGIDFSVSLNTPIYATADGVVEYASMGWNGGYGGLIKIMHSFGFKTYYAHLNSLVVGNGQFVKKGQIIAYSGNTGVSTGPHLHYEVRFLNSPINPYNFTKWSMKNFDIIFEKERTIAWQSLLALINNLMFPLKEVQQQ is encoded by the coding sequence ATGATTACAGACTCAAAAAAGACATCTTTCTACAATGTTAGTATGTTTTTTAAGCAGATTGTGGCTTATGTATTGGTTATGATTTGCGCATTTATTACTTTTGTTATCTTTTCCATTGGAGTGATACGCAGCGAAATTGGTAATATTGATGCTAAAAAGGATCTGCTACAACAAGAATTTAAAAAAACATTAAAGATTAATAATTTTCTTACAAATGAGATTAATCAAAGAATATCTGAAATGAATGTAGTAGGTGATAGGGTGGATGATTTAGAAGATATTATAGGAGTTTCAAAGGATGATAAGCTCCTAGTTCAAGGTAATCTTTTAAGCAGGATTGATATTGCAAACATTACAGGTACTCAAAAAGCCTTTATTATGAAGTTTATTCCCAATGGACTTCCTCTAGATAAATACCTAAGAATCTCTGCAGGTTTTGGTACAAGGATTCATCCAGTTTTACATATTACTCATAAGCATACAGGCATTGATTTTAGTGTAAGTTTAAATACCCCTATTTACGCTACAGCTGATGGGGTTGTAGAATACGCAAGTATGGGGTGGAATGGTGGGTATGGTGGGTTGATTAAAATTATGCATTCTTTTGGTTTTAAGACTTATTATGCTCATTTAAATTCTCTTGTAGTGGGTAATGGACAGTTTGTAAAAAAAGGGCAAATTATTGCCTATAGTGGCAATACTGGAGTTTCTACAGGACCTCATTTGCATTATGAGGTTCGTTTTTTAAATAGTCCGATCAATCCCTATAATTTTACAAAGTGGAGTATGAAAAACTTTGATATCATTTTCGAAAAAGAAAGGACAATAGCATGGCAATCTTTACTAGCTCTGATCAACAATCTAATGTTCCCATTAAAGGAGGTGCAGCAACAATAA
- a CDS encoding bactofilin family protein, with product MAIFTSSDQQSNVPIKGGAATIIAQGTKVKGEVHITCHLHIDGEFEGNIFSKSTVVIGKSGFVKGDIYAQKLIVSGVFQGNTESSVVEIQPMGKIEGKVVTPEFVIERKGIFVGESKIMQKNNQVEKK from the coding sequence ATGGCAATCTTTACTAGCTCTGATCAACAATCTAATGTTCCCATTAAAGGAGGTGCAGCAACAATAATTGCACAGGGGACAAAAGTAAAAGGTGAAGTGCATATAACCTGTCATTTGCATATTGATGGTGAGTTTGAGGGAAATATCTTTTCTAAAAGCACTGTGGTGATTGGTAAAAGTGGTTTTGTAAAGGGTGATATTTATGCTCAAAAGCTTATTGTAAGTGGTGTTTTTCAGGGGAATACAGAGAGCAGTGTTGTAGAAATACAACCAATGGGTAAGATCGAAGGAAAGGTGGTTACTCCTGAGTTTGTAATTGAAAGAAAAGGGATTTTTGTGGGCGAGAGTAAAATTATGCAAAAAAATAATCAAGTAGAAAAAAAGTGA